In Thermococcus sp., the following proteins share a genomic window:
- a CDS encoding DUF402 domain-containing protein: protein MGTLMPSKIHLIYRRVPNRVLERDDEVIDDLGDIVVARSRFEGMLAPLRVNGIKVIDNGYGMLYFAFVGKNYDILKVYDTKGNFKGLYIDVLAYTKRRGNVIEMLDLFLDIFVFPDGEAFLLDEDELEMAFNYGLIDRRTLDFAYRIAREVLERLKRGEFPPEIVWRYEWRD, encoded by the coding sequence ATGGGAACTTTAATGCCGTCCAAAATCCACCTCATCTACAGGCGCGTTCCCAACAGGGTTCTGGAGAGGGACGACGAGGTAATAGATGACTTAGGGGACATTGTGGTTGCCAGGTCTCGTTTCGAGGGCATGCTTGCCCCTCTTAGGGTGAATGGAATAAAGGTTATAGACAACGGCTACGGCATGCTTTACTTCGCATTCGTCGGGAAGAACTACGACATTCTGAAGGTCTACGACACGAAAGGAAACTTTAAGGGTCTCTACATTGACGTTTTGGCATATACAAAGCGCAGAGGAAACGTAATCGAGATGCTGGACCTTTTCCTGGATATCTTCGTTTTCCCCGATGGTGAAGCCTTTCTTCTTGACGAGGATGAGCTTGAGATGGCCTTCAATTACGGCCTGATTGACAGGAGAACCCTCGATTTTGCCTACCGCATCGCGAGGGAGGTACTCGAAAGACTTAAGCGCGGGGAGTTTCCTCCAGAAATCGTCTGGAGGTATGAATGGAGGGATTGA
- a CDS encoding nucleotidyltransferase domain-containing protein, giving the protein MSCSYARGEETELSDVDILIEFTRPVGWEIVDRRTTWKTPRPACGRDHKKTPS; this is encoded by the coding sequence ATATCCTGCTCCTACGCAAGGGGCGAAGAGACCGAGCTTAGCGACGTGGACATACTAATCGAATTTACAAGACCTGTAGGGTGGGAGATAGTTGACCGCAGGACCACTTGGAAAACCCCTCGGCCTGCCTGTGGACGTGATCACAAAAAAACGCCGTCATGA
- a CDS encoding HepT-like ribonuclease domain-containing protein produces the protein MVRERQEDVDEVLRNLEIIGEAARNVPDEVENRHPSVPYRRIVCLRNFVIHHYFGVDLSVVWVIVSPQLDELEEEIKKSSSGSVSSQKSAPLACRAVPLC, from the coding sequence ATGGTTCGTGAACGACAGGAAGACGTCGATGAAGTCCTGAGAAACCTTGAAATCATTGGAGAAGCTGCGAGAAACGTTCCGGACGAAGTTGAGAATAGGCATCCCTCAGTTCCTTATAGGAGAATCGTCTGTCTTAGAAACTTTGTCATTCATCACTACTTCGGTGTTGACCTTTCAGTTGTTTGGGTTATCGTGAGTCCCCAGCTTGATGAGTTGGAAGAAGAAATCAAAAAATCATCGAGCGGGAGTGTTAGCTCCCAAAAATCAGCTCCCTTAGCTTGTCGGGCAGTTCCTCTATGCTAA
- the glyS gene encoding glycine--tRNA ligase, which yields MGEKPDKYEILQDLMRRRGFAWGSFEIYGGSRGFYDYGPLGATIKRKIEQKIREAFQREGFFEVETPDITPEKVFIASGHVEKFVDPLVECKKCGARFRADHLIEEALGMDVEGLSAEELTNLIREHDIRCPECGGELSDVWYFNLMFETRIGPYGDQKGYLRPETAQGMFVNFRRLAHFARNKLPFGVFQIGKAYRNEISPRQGMLRLREFTQAEAEIFFNPKETEHPHFDEVKDEVLRLYPIEHQLKNIGTIEVTAEEAVKRGYVMNTFFAYYMVMVKRTLLDIGIPEDKIRFRQQLPEERAHYSRDTWDAEIHSERFGWVECVGIANRGDYDLSRHMRESGADLTVLIHYDEPKIVRKLEVNLNLKRVGPKLRKDAKRINELIKSLSEEEKRELVEKLEKEGKVTIEGYELEKDDFIIREVEEKITGEKIIPHVLEPSFGIDRPFYLLLENSLVIEEDRTYLKLKKDMAPIEVAVLPLVAKEPLKSIAYDVFRTLQKAGFIVVYDEKDTIGRRYLRYDEIGTPYCVTIDNQTPEDNTVTIRDRDTREQVRVSIEELPDKLRELIFGS from the coding sequence ATGGGAGAGAAACCCGACAAATACGAGATTCTTCAGGATTTGATGAGACGAAGGGGCTTCGCTTGGGGGAGTTTTGAAATCTACGGCGGTTCACGTGGATTCTATGACTACGGCCCTCTTGGAGCGACTATAAAGAGGAAAATCGAGCAGAAAATCAGGGAGGCCTTTCAGAGGGAGGGCTTTTTCGAAGTTGAAACCCCCGACATAACACCCGAGAAGGTCTTTATAGCGAGCGGTCACGTCGAGAAGTTCGTTGACCCGCTGGTCGAGTGTAAGAAGTGCGGCGCGCGCTTTAGAGCAGACCACCTTATAGAAGAGGCCCTTGGAATGGACGTAGAGGGTCTCTCTGCCGAGGAGTTGACCAATCTCATCCGGGAACACGACATCCGCTGTCCGGAGTGCGGTGGGGAACTGAGCGATGTATGGTACTTCAACCTCATGTTCGAGACGAGAATCGGTCCCTATGGCGACCAGAAGGGCTACCTGAGACCCGAAACGGCACAAGGCATGTTCGTGAACTTTAGAAGGTTAGCTCACTTCGCGAGGAACAAACTGCCTTTCGGGGTCTTCCAGATTGGTAAGGCCTACCGCAACGAGATTTCACCGAGGCAGGGGATGCTTCGCCTCAGGGAGTTTACGCAGGCGGAAGCAGAGATATTCTTCAACCCGAAGGAAACAGAGCACCCGCACTTCGATGAGGTTAAAGATGAGGTTTTGAGGCTCTATCCGATTGAACACCAGCTCAAGAACATTGGAACCATTGAGGTAACCGCGGAGGAGGCAGTAAAGAGGGGCTACGTGATGAACACCTTCTTCGCCTACTACATGGTGATGGTCAAGAGAACCCTCCTTGACATCGGCATTCCGGAAGATAAGATACGCTTTAGACAGCAGTTGCCCGAGGAGAGGGCCCACTACTCGCGTGACACCTGGGATGCTGAGATACACAGCGAGCGCTTCGGCTGGGTGGAGTGCGTGGGCATAGCCAACCGCGGTGATTACGATTTGAGTAGGCACATGCGCGAGAGCGGGGCTGATTTAACGGTCCTCATCCACTACGACGAGCCAAAGATAGTAAGGAAGCTCGAGGTGAACCTTAACCTCAAGCGCGTTGGTCCAAAGCTCAGGAAAGATGCTAAGAGGATAAATGAGCTGATAAAGAGCCTGAGCGAGGAGGAGAAGCGCGAACTTGTTGAGAAGCTTGAGAAGGAAGGAAAAGTTACAATCGAGGGCTACGAACTCGAGAAGGACGACTTTATAATCAGGGAAGTTGAGGAGAAGATAACGGGCGAGAAGATAATTCCGCATGTTTTGGAGCCGAGTTTCGGAATAGACCGGCCATTCTACCTGCTCCTTGAGAACTCGCTGGTTATCGAGGAGGACAGGACCTACCTGAAACTTAAAAAGGACATGGCGCCGATAGAAGTCGCGGTTTTACCGCTGGTCGCCAAGGAACCGCTCAAGAGCATAGCCTACGACGTCTTCAGAACCCTCCAGAAGGCCGGCTTTATAGTCGTCTACGACGAGAAAGACACGATTGGAAGGCGTTACTTAAGATACGACGAGATAGGAACGCCCTACTGTGTGACAATAGACAACCAGACGCCCGAAGATAATACCGTTACAATCCGCGACCGCGACACGAGAGAGCAGGTGAGGGTTAGCATAGAGGAACTGCCCGACAAGCTAAGGGAGCTGATTTTTGGGAGCTAA
- a CDS encoding LSm family protein, with product MAERPLDVIHKSLDKDVLVLLKRGGEFRGKLIGYDIHLNVVLADASLMQDGEEVKKYGKIVIRGDNVLAISPVEIE from the coding sequence ATGGCGGAAAGACCACTTGACGTTATTCACAAGTCCCTTGATAAGGACGTACTCGTGCTCCTTAAGAGGGGTGGCGAGTTCAGGGGCAAGCTTATCGGTTACGACATCCACCTGAACGTCGTCCTCGCCGATGCCTCGCTCATGCAGGACGGCGAGGAGGTTAAGAAGTACGGTAAAATCGTCATCAGGGGAGACAACGTTTTGGCTATCTCTCCGGTCGAGATAGAGTGA
- a CDS encoding 50S ribosomal protein L37e, with translation MGAGTAPKGKRNRTPTHIRCRRCGRRAFNVKKGYCAACGFGRSRRMRKYSWSHKWKKKRNLSY, from the coding sequence ATGGGAGCTGGAACTGCGCCGAAGGGAAAGCGCAATAGGACTCCAACCCACATCAGGTGCAGGCGCTGTGGTAGGAGGGCCTTCAACGTCAAGAAGGGCTACTGTGCCGCCTGTGGCTTCGGCAGAAGCAGGAGAATGAGGAAGTACAGCTGGAGCCACAAGTGGAAGAAGAAGAGGAACCTCTCCTACTGA
- a CDS encoding MATE family efflux transporter has protein sequence MGLNETQRRIWQLAWPAIIANISQTLLNLVDTLMVGHVSSLAIAAVGLGGQVSWFMFPIMMSVSVGTLALVARAVGAKDFKRAELVLEQSLYLAFLLGIPVLLFGWFLGDDVLRIMGAKGELLSLAYAYLKVVFLFYPVRFVVFTINSALRGAGDTKTPMKVGILMNVFNAVFDYLLIYGKLGFPKLGAVGAAWASGIGITSAFIVLIALLVSNRLVLKFEPSWRFDTLIVERIVRIGTPTLVERSLFSFYNFLYMSIVTRFGDVALAAHQIGLRIESIAYMPAFGFNVATSALVGQNLGANRPDEAEKTVYEALKMAGLFMGVMGAILVLFPHYLVMPFLNPSDPHYSEVLRLAQIYLIIVGISEVPLGWVFVLSGALRGAGDTKSPMYVTAISKLLFRIIPAYLLGFGFSLGPITFKGLGVVAAWIAMSLETFTSALMYWWIFKKGKWKYVKV, from the coding sequence ATGGGGCTCAACGAGACCCAGCGGAGGATATGGCAGTTAGCGTGGCCAGCAATCATAGCCAACATCTCCCAAACCCTGCTCAACCTAGTGGACACCCTGATGGTCGGCCACGTGAGTTCGCTGGCAATAGCGGCGGTGGGCCTCGGCGGGCAGGTAAGCTGGTTCATGTTCCCGATAATGATGTCCGTCTCCGTCGGAACGCTGGCCCTTGTTGCTCGCGCCGTCGGCGCAAAGGATTTCAAGAGGGCGGAGCTGGTCCTCGAACAGAGCCTTTATCTTGCCTTTCTCCTTGGAATCCCAGTTCTGCTCTTTGGATGGTTCCTGGGTGATGACGTTCTCCGCATAATGGGCGCCAAAGGCGAGCTTCTGAGCCTTGCCTATGCCTACCTTAAGGTTGTTTTCCTCTTCTACCCGGTTCGCTTCGTCGTCTTTACGATTAACTCCGCCCTCAGGGGTGCGGGCGACACGAAGACGCCGATGAAGGTTGGCATTCTAATGAACGTTTTTAATGCCGTCTTTGACTACCTCCTCATCTACGGAAAGCTGGGCTTTCCAAAGCTCGGTGCAGTTGGCGCCGCGTGGGCCTCCGGCATCGGTATCACCTCTGCCTTCATCGTTCTGATTGCTTTACTCGTCTCCAACAGGCTTGTACTCAAGTTTGAACCAAGCTGGCGCTTTGACACCTTGATTGTGGAGAGAATAGTCCGCATCGGCACCCCTACGCTCGTCGAGAGGAGCCTCTTCAGCTTCTACAACTTCCTTTACATGAGCATCGTCACGCGCTTCGGAGACGTTGCCCTAGCCGCGCATCAGATAGGCCTCAGGATTGAGAGCATCGCCTACATGCCGGCCTTCGGTTTCAACGTGGCGACCTCAGCGCTGGTCGGACAGAATCTCGGGGCCAACAGGCCGGATGAAGCGGAGAAGACTGTTTACGAGGCCCTCAAAATGGCTGGCCTCTTCATGGGCGTGATGGGTGCAATACTGGTCCTCTTCCCCCACTATCTGGTTATGCCCTTCCTAAACCCTAGCGACCCACACTACTCAGAAGTCCTTCGCCTTGCACAAATCTACCTCATAATAGTCGGAATCAGTGAGGTTCCGCTCGGCTGGGTGTTCGTTCTGAGCGGTGCCTTGAGAGGGGCCGGTGACACCAAGAGCCCTATGTACGTTACTGCAATAAGCAAGCTCCTCTTCAGGATAATTCCCGCCTATCTACTCGGCTTCGGCTTCTCACTCGGGCCCATAACCTTCAAGGGTCTTGGCGTTGTAGCGGCTTGGATAGCCATGAGCCTTGAGACCTTCACGAGCGCCCTGATGTACTGGTGGATTTTCAAGAAAGGAAAGTGGAAGTACGTGAAGGTATGA
- a CDS encoding VIT1/CCC1 family protein, with product MSSEAIKLAKRFYLDEWADAMLYKKLAEWERNEKIRKEFERLAELEAWHAEFWKSFLEKRNEEPPKPKISRLTLWGVKLLRKILGPGSVASLLEMGENSAIEKYFRFLTEYSTELSDEERETLRKITLDEIEHEKFFREEEKAFHVENIRDLVLGMNDGLVELLGAVTGLSAVYPNNPQIVGVSGLVVGVAGALSMAIGTFISVRSQRQVKESIRSRMEVLFKVSPEKTVEELKEKLTEGGLPEEIAEEIAEKLKTNPETVKRLLLPETEENEVRASLYTGLSYLLGVVFPVTPYFLASNSLTALAFSVLLAGSALAIVATLISLLSGISVRKKVAEMVATGLGAAFLSYLFGRLMEAVFHVSAL from the coding sequence ATGTCCTCAGAGGCGATTAAACTAGCGAAACGCTTTTATTTGGACGAGTGGGCCGATGCTATGCTCTATAAAAAGCTCGCCGAATGGGAGAGAAACGAGAAAATAAGGAAGGAGTTCGAGAGACTTGCAGAGCTAGAGGCATGGCACGCCGAGTTCTGGAAGTCTTTCCTAGAGAAAAGGAACGAGGAACCTCCAAAGCCAAAGATAAGCAGACTCACACTCTGGGGCGTTAAACTCCTCAGAAAAATCCTTGGACCCGGTTCGGTGGCGTCACTCCTTGAGATGGGCGAGAACAGCGCGATAGAGAAGTACTTCAGGTTTCTGACGGAATACTCAACGGAGCTAAGCGACGAGGAGAGGGAGACGCTCAGGAAGATAACATTAGATGAGATAGAGCACGAGAAGTTCTTCCGCGAGGAGGAGAAGGCCTTCCACGTCGAGAACATCAGGGACCTCGTCCTTGGAATGAACGACGGACTGGTTGAACTTCTGGGCGCTGTTACTGGCCTCTCTGCCGTGTATCCGAACAACCCCCAAATCGTCGGTGTTAGTGGTCTGGTCGTCGGCGTTGCCGGGGCGCTCTCAATGGCGATTGGAACCTTCATTTCCGTCCGTTCCCAGAGACAGGTTAAGGAATCGATTCGCTCGAGGATGGAAGTCCTCTTCAAGGTTTCCCCCGAAAAAACGGTTGAAGAACTCAAGGAAAAGCTCACCGAGGGTGGACTGCCAGAGGAAATAGCCGAAGAGATAGCAGAGAAGCTCAAGACCAATCCCGAGACCGTTAAGAGGCTCCTTCTCCCGGAGACTGAAGAAAATGAGGTTCGCGCGTCCCTCTACACGGGGCTCTCATATCTACTCGGCGTGGTCTTCCCCGTAACGCCTTATTTCCTGGCCTCGAATTCTCTGACTGCCCTTGCATTTTCGGTTCTGCTGGCCGGTTCGGCACTTGCCATAGTAGCTACTCTAATTTCGCTCCTCTCGGGAATCTCGGTAAGGAAGAAGGTCGCGGAGATGGTAGCCACAGGTCTCGGCGCGGCGTTCCTGAGCTACCTCTTCGGCAGGCTTATGGAGGCTGTCTTCCACGTCTCGGCGCTTTAG
- a CDS encoding tRNA (guanine(10)-N(2))-dimethyltransferase, producing MELVERREGLARFLVPKAERIYDAPVFYNPIMALNRDVSVLVARVLKPKRILDALSATGIRGIRYALESPAEEVWLNDISEEAYSIMKQNVGLNFEGELYEEGDRAYLWGKKLIVINRGDANGLMAENFRYFDLLDLDPFGSPMEFLDTALRSVRRRGVLAVTATDTGVLCGAYARACLKNYLARPIRGELCHEAGLRILLGTVVRYAAKYDLGVEVLLAYYRDHYFRAFLGFKSGARKAEKSLSQLGYLWQEESGRFSYERTFLPERPNAYGPLWLGPLKGEALMEEVSKELEGFEPAHKKTKPFLKLLSGELDVPFHYDTHALAKRNGLQAVKVSTVIERLEELGYLASRTHFSPTSVKTNAPFEVVIDVLRGD from the coding sequence ATGGAGCTCGTCGAGAGAAGGGAAGGTTTGGCAAGGTTTCTGGTTCCAAAGGCCGAGAGAATTTACGATGCCCCGGTCTTTTACAACCCCATTATGGCACTCAACAGGGACGTGAGCGTCCTCGTCGCCAGGGTTCTCAAGCCGAAGAGAATTCTGGATGCCCTCTCCGCCACGGGCATAAGGGGAATCCGGTACGCCCTCGAAAGTCCCGCTGAAGAGGTCTGGCTCAACGACATAAGCGAAGAGGCCTATAGCATTATGAAGCAGAACGTTGGCCTGAACTTCGAAGGGGAGCTCTATGAAGAAGGCGACAGGGCCTACCTCTGGGGGAAGAAGCTGATTGTAATCAACAGGGGCGATGCCAACGGGCTGATGGCTGAGAACTTCCGCTACTTCGATTTGCTTGACCTCGACCCCTTCGGCTCGCCGATGGAGTTCCTCGATACAGCTCTAAGGAGTGTCAGACGAAGGGGGGTTTTAGCTGTTACGGCAACTGATACCGGCGTTCTCTGCGGTGCTTACGCACGGGCATGCCTCAAGAACTACCTCGCGAGGCCAATCAGGGGAGAACTCTGCCACGAGGCCGGCCTGAGAATACTCCTCGGGACGGTTGTCAGATACGCGGCAAAGTATGACCTAGGCGTCGAGGTTCTTCTCGCCTACTACCGCGACCACTACTTCAGGGCATTTCTGGGGTTCAAAAGCGGTGCCAGGAAGGCCGAGAAGAGCCTCTCCCAGCTCGGCTACCTGTGGCAGGAGGAAAGCGGGCGGTTCAGCTACGAACGGACTTTTCTCCCTGAGAGGCCTAACGCGTATGGCCCTCTATGGCTTGGCCCTCTGAAGGGAGAGGCTCTCATGGAAGAGGTCTCCAAGGAGCTTGAAGGCTTTGAACCGGCCCATAAGAAGACAAAGCCATTCCTCAAGCTACTCTCCGGGGAGCTGGACGTTCCCTTCCACTACGACACCCACGCCCTAGCAAAGAGGAACGGCCTGCAGGCTGTAAAGGTTTCAACCGTCATTGAGAGACTTGAAGAGCTCGGCTATTTGGCGAGCAGGACTCACTTCTCGCCAACTTCTGTAAAGACCAACGCGCCCTTTGAGGTGGTAATAGATGTCCTCAGAGGCGATTAA
- a CDS encoding 50S ribosomal protein L35ae — MARVKAIVLSYAGSHEHQDNHRMILKPLGIDDRGSAARLIGRKVVWRTPTGRKMFGKVIKTHGNRGEVKAVFKPGLPGQALGDYVEIL, encoded by the coding sequence ATGGCTAGGGTGAAGGCTATCGTCCTCTCCTACGCGGGTTCTCATGAGCACCAGGACAACCACAGGATGATTCTAAAACCACTCGGCATAGACGACAGGGGAAGCGCGGCGCGCTTAATCGGCAGGAAGGTCGTCTGGAGAACGCCAACAGGCAGAAAAATGTTCGGAAAGGTCATCAAGACCCATGGAAACCGCGGTGAGGTCAAGGCCGTCTTTAAGCCCGGTTTACCTGGCCAGGCCCTCGGTGACTACGTCGAGATTCTCTGA
- a CDS encoding HAD family hydrolase encodes MTVYLFDFDGTLVDSTGAVEKALRIAIEKTIPAVIESDLYDEYYKALFLFIKGKLTYQHLGVIHELVAQGTIHEYYKLMPEYIKDFPFARHVVRELRKRGRKVISFSGEHTYPGGKVIFLKKTNWYDEFDDVVTFKGTKDMLHKFETLRELYPKEPFVWVDDSPARFTYIIDENTLLVQKASPYKSDVPLLFDRVNFIKIKSIREVLEIDDGLSEFLGDKT; translated from the coding sequence ATGACGGTTTATCTCTTTGACTTCGACGGAACGCTCGTTGATAGCACCGGCGCCGTTGAGAAAGCGCTCAGAATAGCGATTGAGAAGACGATTCCGGCGGTGATAGAGAGCGACCTCTACGATGAGTACTACAAGGCCCTCTTCCTCTTCATCAAGGGGAAGCTAACCTACCAGCATCTTGGCGTAATTCACGAGCTTGTTGCACAGGGGACGATTCACGAGTACTACAAGCTCATGCCCGAGTATATCAAGGATTTTCCCTTCGCAAGACACGTCGTTAGGGAGCTGAGAAAAAGGGGGAGGAAGGTGATAAGTTTCTCCGGAGAGCACACATATCCCGGGGGCAAGGTGATATTCCTCAAGAAGACCAACTGGTACGACGAATTTGACGATGTCGTGACATTCAAGGGCACGAAGGACATGCTCCACAAGTTCGAGACCCTCAGGGAGCTCTATCCCAAGGAGCCCTTCGTCTGGGTTGACGACAGTCCCGCGCGCTTTACCTACATCATAGACGAGAACACGCTTTTGGTTCAGAAGGCATCGCCTTACAAAAGCGACGTTCCACTGCTATTCGACAGGGTTAACTTCATTAAAATAAAATCTATCAGGGAAGTCCTTGAGATAGACGATGGACTGAGCGAGTTCCTTGGCGATAAAACTTAA
- the pepQ gene encoding Xaa-Pro dipeptidase PepQ, translating to MAMRIEKLKEYIAEKELDGVIITHKPNLYYFTGSAPVLGGYLLVTADEELFLVPQLEYEEAKESSRVPVEAFKRGPELFEKLKSFKLKKLGIEGRTAYSTVQSYREKLGVEEFVIVDEVIKELRMVKMREELEVIQKACEIADQAMLVAIEEISEGKREREIAAKMEYVMKMNGAEKPAFDTIIASGWRSALPHGVASDKRIERGELVVIDEGALYNHYNSDTTRTIVVGSPNERQKDMYQAVLEAQIKGVEMARPGITAKELDTIVRDVIAKYGYGDYFIHSTGHGVGLEIHEWPGVNQRDETVLKPGMVITIEPGIYIPKFGGVRIEDTVVITENGAKRLTKTERELI from the coding sequence GTGGCAATGAGGATTGAAAAGCTGAAGGAATACATCGCCGAAAAGGAACTCGACGGCGTGATAATAACCCATAAACCGAACCTCTACTACTTCACGGGCTCAGCCCCGGTTCTTGGCGGTTACCTGCTCGTTACTGCCGATGAGGAGCTTTTCCTCGTTCCCCAGCTAGAGTATGAGGAAGCTAAGGAAAGCTCCCGCGTTCCAGTGGAGGCATTCAAGCGCGGGCCTGAGCTCTTTGAAAAGCTTAAGTCCTTCAAGTTGAAAAAGCTCGGAATCGAGGGAAGAACGGCTTACTCAACGGTTCAAAGCTACCGCGAGAAGCTCGGCGTTGAGGAGTTCGTCATCGTTGACGAGGTCATAAAGGAGCTCAGGATGGTGAAGATGAGGGAGGAACTTGAGGTTATCCAGAAGGCCTGCGAGATAGCGGACCAGGCTATGCTAGTGGCTATAGAGGAGATAAGCGAGGGCAAACGCGAGAGGGAGATAGCGGCAAAGATGGAATACGTTATGAAGATGAACGGTGCAGAAAAGCCGGCTTTTGACACGATAATAGCGAGTGGCTGGCGCTCGGCATTACCGCATGGGGTAGCGAGCGACAAGAGGATTGAGAGGGGAGAGCTGGTCGTTATAGACGAAGGCGCCCTCTACAACCACTACAACTCCGACACGACGAGGACAATAGTCGTTGGCAGTCCAAACGAGAGGCAGAAAGACATGTACCAAGCGGTCCTTGAGGCCCAGATTAAGGGCGTTGAGATGGCGAGACCCGGCATCACCGCTAAGGAGCTCGACACCATCGTGAGGGATGTTATTGCGAAGTACGGCTACGGAGATTATTTCATCCACTCAACGGGACATGGCGTTGGCCTTGAGATACACGAGTGGCCCGGCGTGAACCAGAGAGACGAGACCGTTCTGAAGCCTGGCATGGTGATTACGATAGAGCCCGGCATCTACATCCCAAAGTTCGGGGGAGTCAGGATAGAGGACACGGTAGTGATAACGGAAAACGGGGCGAAGAGGCTCACGAAAACCGAGAGAGAGCTTATTTAG